Proteins from a single region of Patescibacteria group bacterium:
- a CDS encoding pilin, with amino-acid sequence MKNWQKIVLSFSLIIILSLTGIPVFAEAASCTAGPGELPNPLCTTDLSLIIGRIIRGVLNVLGILALVMFIWGGIQWMTSGGSEDKIRSGRDTMVWAALGLALIFASYSILNFVFSIIFRSVSPVP; translated from the coding sequence ATGAAGAATTGGCAAAAAATAGTTTTATCATTTAGCTTAATTATCATTTTGTCTTTGACGGGCATTCCCGTTTTCGCCGAGGCCGCTAGTTGTACAGCTGGTCCAGGGGAATTGCCCAACCCTTTATGCACGACTGATTTATCGCTTATTATTGGCAGAATTATTCGCGGCGTTTTAAATGTTTTGGGAATTTTGGCCTTGGTGATGTTTATCTGGGGTGGTATTCAATGGATGACCTCCGGCGGCAGTGAAGATAAAATCAGAAGTGGGCGCGATACTATGGTTTGGGCGGCCTTGGGTCTGGCCTTGATTTTTGCCAGTTATTCGATTCTTAACTTTGTCTTTAGTATTATTTTCCGATCAGTCAGTCCAGTCCCCTAA
- a CDS encoding peptidoglycan-binding domain-containing protein: MFNKQKTFIVLMAIILVVGGLFFILKTTQAQSINLWSGIEDCRDNGECTLTSAERFAINIASIILKFLGVAALVVFIYGGILWMTSAGNAQKVSDGKNAIIGAVIGIVIVLSAYVIVFNFMKILGVDEEYSLQQPKCFEKWNECPVVDSGVWDVPCKSTAVRNVQQKLTTFKCGEPIIDGCFGDQTKAALKAFQEKNTSCNRQDGKMDKTTNTVLFGDTAQPCGN, from the coding sequence ATGTTTAATAAACAAAAAACATTTATTGTTTTGATGGCGATAATTTTAGTGGTGGGTGGCCTATTTTTTATTTTAAAAACCACTCAGGCCCAATCGATTAATCTTTGGTCTGGAATAGAAGATTGTCGCGATAACGGCGAATGTACCCTAACTAGCGCTGAGCGATTTGCCATCAATATTGCCTCTATTATTTTAAAATTTTTGGGCGTAGCCGCTTTGGTGGTTTTTATTTATGGCGGGATACTTTGGATGACTTCGGCTGGCAATGCGCAAAAAGTTTCTGACGGTAAAAATGCCATTATCGGCGCCGTCATCGGCATTGTGATAGTGCTTTCTGCCTATGTAATCGTCTTCAATTTTATGAAAATTTTAGGTGTGGACGAAGAATATTCGCTTCAACAACCAAAATGTTTTGAAAAATGGAATGAATGCCCAGTGGTTGATAGCGGCGTTTGGGACGTGCCCTGTAAAAGCACGGCCGTTCGCAACGTTCAGCAGAAATTAACCACCTTTAAATGCGGAGAACCGATTATTGATGGCTGTTTTGGCGATCAAACCAAAGCAGCGCTAAAGGCCTTTCAAGAAAAAAACACCAGCTGTAATCGCCAGGATGGCAAAATGGATAAAACTACCAACACTGTTTTATTCGGTGATACAGCTCAGCCATGCGGTAATTAA
- a CDS encoding fibrillarin-like rRNA/tRNA 2'-O-methyltransferase, translating to MDLAEQLIQSDILKTSIIIEAFKRIKRSDFILSLNRGVADLDVPQEIGYGQTNSQPSTVAFMLELCQPKRGDRVLDIGSGSGWTTALFSEIVGPEGKIYGLERINELKEFGEQNAEKYKFVSSGRAVFMTADGSKGLPEFAPYDIIHVGAASAELPKQLFSQIRIGGRIVVPVGIDRQEIYIIERKTQTDYQTKKFPGFIFVPLIEER from the coding sequence ATGGATTTAGCTGAACAATTAATACAATCAGATATTCTTAAAACTTCGATTATTATCGAGGCTTTTAAAAGGATAAAACGTTCCGATTTTATTTTATCCTTGAATCGGGGCGTGGCTGATTTAGACGTGCCACAGGAAATTGGTTATGGCCAAACTAATTCCCAGCCCTCAACAGTAGCCTTTATGTTGGAGCTTTGCCAACCTAAAAGGGGAGACAGGGTCTTAGACATTGGCTCTGGATCGGGTTGGACTACAGCTTTATTTTCAGAAATCGTCGGACCAGAGGGTAAGATTTATGGCCTAGAAAGGATTAATGAACTTAAAGAATTTGGCGAGCAGAATGCAGAAAAATATAAATTTGTTTCCAGCGGTCGAGCTGTTTTTATGACTGCCGATGGCTCGAAAGGCTTGCCCGAATTCGCACCCTATGATATTATCCATGTGGGCGCAGCCTCCGCTGAATTGCCAAAACAACTTTTTTCACAAATAAGAATTGGCGGCCGTATTGTCGTGCCGGTTGGCATAGACAGACAAGAGATATATATAATTGAACGAAAAACACAAACCGACTATCAAACTAAAAAATTTCCCGGTTTTATTTTCGTGCCGTTAATAGAAGAAAGGTAA
- a CDS encoding phosphatase PAP2 family protein — protein sequence MTLDYYIFNFLNGLAGHSLWLDGLIIFFADFLIAFLPMIAVLSYFLVPRARKVRYGRALLSLILSLALAELVYLLIGLFYHRHRPFLVYRISDQLINITSSQSFPSNHTILGFVFSLNFWRVNRILGIIFVISALIIGLARVVGGVHYPSDVLGGILIALFSTWLIKEIMQK from the coding sequence ATGACTTTAGATTATTACATCTTTAATTTTTTAAACGGTTTAGCTGGGCATTCTTTATGGCTGGACGGTTTGATTATTTTTTTCGCTGATTTCTTGATTGCTTTTCTGCCGATGATCGCCGTTTTGTCCTATTTTTTAGTGCCTCGAGCGAGAAAGGTAAGATATGGTCGGGCCTTATTAAGTTTGATTCTAAGTTTAGCCTTGGCAGAATTAGTTTATTTATTAATCGGTTTATTTTATCACCGCCACCGCCCGTTTTTGGTTTATAGAATCTCTGATCAGCTAATCAACATCACCAGCTCTCAGTCATTTCCCTCTAACCATACTATTTTAGGATTTGTTTTTTCGCTTAACTTTTGGCGAGTTAACAGAATTTTGGGAATAATTTTTGTAATTTCGGCCCTTATTATTGGTCTGGCTCGCGTGGTTGGGGGCGTGCATTATCCTTCTGATGTGTTGGGCGGAATCTTAATAGCCCTCTTTTCCACTTGGCTAATTAAAGAAATTATGCAAAAATAA